TCAATTGCATTTAGCTggaattttaaatttattttcaattataataaaaagtaagaaaaaaataaagatctctgttgcacatacatgcatacaaaaAGTTGAATTATGTGTACTTTTGATTTTGATTAAGTTTTATTTACACAAATGTAGATTTCTTAAGGCTGTTCTAAATTTTGTGGCAAATGATTTGGGAAAATGTATTACAATCTTTAGAGCAGCTGGGGAAAAATGCCTTTAAACTTTCTaaattatttggaaaatattgattaacccttttaatttaatttaatttaatttaattttatttatgatttgCTATTTACTTTGCTGAAATGTATATgggtatggaaaaaaataataatgataaaacttaAATTCTATACAAATTCTGTGTTTATGTTTAACAATGATAATACCTGTTTGTAATTTAAAGATGTTTTATAAAGGTTAAAAGACATACATGCGTGAATGCACTGAAGTAAACATTGGATAGAAACGCAGAAATATGGGAATAGATGGAAAACTGTGATGAttaataattaagttatttaGAATGCAGCTCAAACAGATAGTAGCTACTAGATTTGGTCGACATATGGCACAATATGTTGCCAATGTGTTGAAGACTTCTTTTTATTAAGGATTCAATAGGGTAGGAACCTAAGCAAAACAGGACTAAATTCAACACATGCATTGATGGGGAAGCATTAAAATGGTATGTGTGATGAATGTGATGTTTTTGAAACAGGACTACACCGAAGGATTTAGTGTTTGAGGATGAGGATCATGATGCTTCTGCCCATCTTTTtctttggtttattttattttgttattatttatattttttccctCTGTAATATCAATACAGATTTAACACCCATATGTCCAAtatatacagtaggtggcggtaatatTCCTAAGGCGTGAACGGCCATTaaacagaaagaagaagaagaagaagaagaagaaggaaccTAAACTGAACCGAATTGTTTTTGTCGGGCGATTATGTATGAACACTTCCTGTACTGTTGAAACTAGCAAACTCACCCTCCACTGCAGAAGGTaagtaattcataaaaaatacttattatGTTGTGCCCTACTGCAGTAAACCACAGCTCAGCAGACAAAGGCATTTAAAACAACAGAGTATTTTGTGCAAAGTTATTTTAACGGCCCTTGTGTTGTTTATTTAGTAGTAAAGCGTTTAGCTGACTTGAGATGCTCATGTGTATGTGCTGCGCTCACATGGCTTTTGGCAAAATAAagcacaaattataaataaactttatgGGAAGCTGCTTATTGAGGCCTTTGAGCGATTATAAAGTGCATATATGACATTAAAAACGTTGGAAGCGTTACTGAAGAGTTAATCTAAGAATGATTTGAGTTGAAGTAAAACATGCCTTGTCATTGAGTGACGGATGGTTTGACCAATCAAATAGGGAAATCACTCTTAGCCCCCCCTTTATCTCAAAATCGTCCAATCAGTCTAAGGGATGGCGGGGTTTGATTGGTTGTGTACTCAAGTGCTAAGATCGCGCCGCTTGCATATAGCAAGCTGCCGTTTTTTGTGTGATAACTAGCTACATTTATAGTTAGATAATTTAACGTTAAGTCTATTCTTGTTGATTTTTATAGATTTGCATTTCAAAATGTTCCTGACAAGATCAGAATATGACAGGTAAGATGAAGAATGACCTTTATCTATGCTGTACGTTTTCTATGCTGTGAATGTCTTTCAATCATTTGTGTTGACAGTGCTCATATATTTTTAGGATATTTACACATTAAATTAAGATTAAAGCATGTAATGTTACTCTCTTGTCTtaactttcactttcagttttgttttgccGATATAATAACGGCAGTAACTCTGCAATTACAGTGTGTAccagtatattaataatacagaTTTGAATACACTTACTGtatctatttaattattttttcaatccTCAGAGGAGTGAACACTTTCTCACCAGAGGGAAGACTTTTTCAAGTAGAATATGCTATTGAAGCCATCAAGGTAGACCTTTTCTGTAATAACATGTTAAGTTTCAATAAAACGAACTACCAGAAAGTTTATAATAGCTGGTTGTCTGAGGTTGCGAGAAGTGAATGTTGGggctgattttcttttctttgctttgCGGCTCTTTCCAGTTGGGGTCCACAGCGATCGGCATTCAGACATCGGAGGGAGTGTGTCTCGCTGTGGAGAAGAGAATAACCTCTCCTCTGATGGAGCCCAGCAGCATTGAAAAGATTGTAGAGATTGACTCTCACATTGGTAAGACAAATGCTTAGCATATATGTGGAAAAGTGTAATAAAGCtagcaattgtttttaaaattgtaaataaggctagtaaatttttttaagtgtaaataaATGCCCTATGTTTCAAAATTTTGGGGTTCGTTATTTTATCACTTCTTCTTATGAGGTGGTGAAAGTTAGAATTGAAGTTTGCCCCACTATAGCAATCTTTGGTGTACCGAAGGTTTGGTGTCACTTAAATTCTTTCTAACAATTtgatattttatcttttatttcctTATTAGCTAGGCACTGTATTTTGCGCCATTTGAAATCTAATAAGCCTCCAATTATCTCCCAATGGCTATTGGATACAGTGTTTTTGTGTAaaaatttgttttcttgttttgatgTTTGTTCTAATAAAAAGTTTCATCATAAAGTTTAAACAAGTGTAGTAAAGCTGAATGGTCCTGTTATTTTCTCAATACAGGCTGTGCCATGAGTGGCTTAATAGCTGATGCAAAAACTCTTATTGACAAAGCAAGAGTGGAAACACAGGTCAGTGACTGTTTCTTAAATGATATCGTCACTGCTATGATTATTCAGTGGGTCTCATTTATAATTCAGAATCTTACACCAAATGCCATATATTTGTTTACAAGTTTTCTTGTGTTTCTGCAGAACCATTGGTTTACCTACAATGAGACCATGACGGTGGAGAGCGTAACGCAGGCTGTGTCGAACCTCGCTCTGCAGTTCGGAGAGGAGGACGCTGACCCTGGCGCTATGGTATGACCGTCTGGCTTATATTTTATTGCAGTGGTTTTCAGTTCATTCCAGGAAAACGGTGTCTGGTTGTAGATTGATTACAAATATCCACATTTTTCTTTAGAGCCGTCCTTTTGGTGTCGCTCTGCTTTTCGGAGGTGTGGATGAGAAAGGACCTCAGCTGTAAGTGCActctttttttatctaaatagATATTTAAGCTTTGCTTAATCATTttgctgttttaaattatttttaatgttttcccTGTTTAATGATGTACATTCCAAAACATTATGGATGcactattaatttatataaaatattacctATTTCCAAGGCTGTGATTTAATTatgtatgatataataataatagtatataataatgatactatTATTATGGTTATTGATATATAatcacattatattttttttatcaaattatgcagctgttctttttaaattgcattttgaatagcaatcacatttttttatattagtaaAACCACACttggaacccccccccccccccaccctttaAATTACGTAGATCTACAAGAAATCAATatcaaaaacatgtatttattagGTACATCTACAGACTTGTTTGGTTTGTAAAGTATGTAAATCACACCAGTCCTCTTTTAACAGATACCACATGGATCCTTCAGGCACTTTTGTCCAGTGTGATGCCAGGGCGATCGGCTCAGCATCTGAAGGAGCTCAGAGCTCTTTGCAGGAGGTTTACCACAAGGTGCATTTCTCAACTCGTTCGGCTTCATCTCCATTTACTCATTAAGGTTTTATGGTAAAGATCACGATGAAAGAGTAGTTCAATGGCTCAGGTTTGATACTTAAGTTAATTGGGCGCATCAGGATCCCTTGAGCCAACACAAACTTCCCTAGTCATCCatacaacatgaaaaaaaaattcaccctcaggtcatccagaTGTTGATAAGTTTTTCTTCATTGAAACAAATTTGGAGACTTTATCATTTGCTCActaatgaatcctctgcagtgaatgggtgccgtcagaatgaacgTTCAAAtggttgataaaaacatcacaataatcaacacgACTCCAGTTCTTCAGTTAAtgtattgtgaagtgaaatgttGCATGTTTGTCATTAAGCTGTTTTTAATTGCAAATCATTGCGTTCAGCTAAAGTGTGAGTGTCCTATTCATAAAACTGCTTtctccagttaaaaaaaaaagacttcaaatCAAAAGAGAGATTTTGACTCGTACATTTACCAAAGGTGGcagacatgcagcttttcacttcacatgatattaattgatggactggagtggtgtggattacttgtggatcactgtgatgtttttatcagctgtttgggtgctcattctgacggcacccattcactgcagaggatccactggtgaacaaaagtgtaatactaaatttctccaatCTGTTCAAACAAAGAAACcgatttattgacattttttttttagcaaattttcattattatacacaCGTCCATGTGTCTATAGCACAAGTCGAAGCGATAACTGAGCCATCTGATCCATAAAGCCACAGTCAGGTTATTTCAGGAGAGTATTCTCACAGAGGAAAGTGTTTCTCCTGAGAGAATGCTACAGTGGCAAATTGAGCCACGTGCTTAggaaataagagtccctttcaaAATCTACCCCTCCCATCTTCCAATTCCAGTATGTCATGCCTCTACTTGTGTAACTTTAGTCACCAGATTCACCCATGTGATCCTGCAATCTAATAAACAGCAGCTAGCATCCAAAAGACTTCCCCATAAATCTAATTGCTTCCAAAAAAGTCCCAACCAAatgttcataaaatatatttatctttttcaGTCCATGACGTTAAAGGAGGCCATCAAGTCTTCTCTCACTATCCTGAAACAAGTGATGGAGGAGAAACTCAATGCCACTAACATTGAGGTAATACACAAAGGTCATGTGAAATATAATTCAGTTTAAAAGTATCTGAAGGTTCTGACTGTTTCCTTCTCTCTGCCTGCAGCTTGCCACAGTAGAGCCCAACAAGACCTTTCACATGTACACAAAAGAAGAGCTTGAGGATGTCATCAAGGATATCTAGAGCTGAACGGAGCTCTGCAAAGCCTGACTGATCTTCAATATGAAAAATCCAGTGTAATTTTGTGTGAATCACCACACAACAATTGCATATATAATACTCTGGCTGCATCCTACGGTTTGCCTGTTCAGACAGGAATTgtctttatactttttttttttcctctgtcaGTACCAACATTTCTATAGTTCTGTACAAACACAGAACAGCAGATCTTGTAGTTGAATTACATGGGGTGTTCTTTTGTTATGAATCGCTGCGTTAATAAACTGTTgaaaaaagtgtttgtttgtttttttacaagtaGTTTGTAGGCTAATAAAAAGGATACAGAAATAAATTTCAAGTATGCTTTTATAGTTCATCATGTGATGTAAATCTTTCGTATAAGTACAGCAAATTAAttgcatgcacatttttttttttacaaattattgaACATGGTCAGCTtcacaaatgtgtttatttaattcataGATCAGAAATCTGTCTTATTGATTGGCACCATAATGTTTCATGTGTAGAAGAAACAACAAAGTTTAATATACAATAATGTtttatgcattaaatgtatttaatataagaaacaatattatatacaatgccattcaattaaatgtgatacacattaatataaaatgtttttggtgTGATGGCTATgatgtaataattatataaactttaacaaaaaatgcaataatttaaTTCTGAtcgttaaaaaaaacttttcacagCAGTACAAgacaatgtcaaaaaaaaaaaatcaaacacatGGTAGTTTTGTTGTCATTAAATCGGAATGAAGAAATTTGTAAGATAGGTTGGTCAGCAAAATGCGTTGTTTGGTGGTTTGCTTgcctattaatatttataaagcagTCCTTCGCCATTGGTAAATTGCAGAGTACTGTCGCTATTATTTAAGTAATATTAATGATTAAGCCTTTTCCATTGGAATGCGGACGCGCATCGTCACTCtcagttaattaatatttataagtgaGCCCACCGCCATTGAAAGAGTTACCAGGCAACGTCAGCGTGtctaaattaatattcatgaagtgGGCGTGTCGAAAGGACGTTCCACCCATTTTAATCTTGAACAATCCCCGAGTTTAGCAGTGCGAGCAGCGGCTGCTCTACAGACATGCGTCAGAGTGTAAACAATGCACGTTCTGTTATGCTACCAATAAACCTGCTATTTATGGATATTTAGACAGAAGAATTGTTTGCACATAAAACGAAAACCATGAGCACCGTGTTCTGCTGTGTTTTGGTTGTATTATGCTCAGTTGCTCTGTGCATGGACTTTGAAGAGAGACCCAGCATCTCCAGGAGGAGTGAGCAAACCGTGTTTCTAAAGAGTCACAAAACACGAAATCTGCTCAGTTTGAGAGATTCACAGCAGCCGGACCACGTCAAGATGAAAAGGAGTGAAGAATCCGCACAAAATCAATGCAAATCACTGCACGACTATGATCCCACGTTAAAAAACAACACTCATACGGTAGGTCAGATTAGCTATTACTCATTATacttatgtaatataatataaaacttaaattttgttgtgaaaattattatttcaaatttacATTATGGTTTTGTGGAATATATTCTTATTTTTGGCTAGTTAACATTTAAGAATATTGAGCTTAAGTCTGTTTAGTTTAGTATTTAATTAGTATccctttttttacttttcatttagaatgatttttttctcttctttgaaAGCTCTTGCTAAATTTCTAGGAACCATAAATCACAAAAGTGAGATCATACTACTGGCCTCTGGTCTGAGATGACCTAATAATGTACCTACATCACCTTTCTCAGCAAGCAAATgctatttttcaagtattttggggaacaaaaaaaaaaaaacacccattaagATATTTGTGAAGTTTTCCAGATGGTCATATCATAAAAACAAAATCGGCATGCATCGCCTTATCATTCAGTGTTCCAGAGTTTTTCTGTTTGATGTTCCTTTAAGACATTCCACAGATTTCATCTTTATGCCAAGAGAACAAATGCATTTATCCTCTTGATATGCCTGTAATGTCTCTGTGATCAGTTTCTCTGTACGGACGCTACATTGTCAGGTGATTTTGCTTAACCGGATCCAGTCAGGGCTCATTCATTACAGTGTCCAGTGACTGATTACTAACCCTTAAGTCAGTGAACATGCTGCGTCTCTATATATGTCACTTATctaaccctctctctctcacatcaaTTACATTTTACCAGCAGTTGCTGTGACCCCTCTCTGGGCATACAGTATCGGTAAACGATAGGCTAGGCTAAGCTATATATATGCCAATCTATATCTTTCATATCAGTCCTGTTCTATGAAAGCATCCTCTGTTTATCCAGATTCCGAGTACATTGACTCTGTTTTCAGGGAAAGCAATCGGTCATGATTTTAGTCTAAGTGCTGATAGAGAAggactgttgttgttgttaagaaAGCACACAGAGCCAGTTCTTTTATGGCCAGTGTTTTTGGCTCTCGTCCTTTCACATTCCGTCCAGCATAAATGAATGTTGAAGTGAAATGTTTCGTCTAAGAAAGGAATGTTTCTGAAACGGGGAAAGGCTTGGGGCATGACAACAGTGAAGTGGGAAAAGAATTTGAAGGCAACTTCTCAAAAACATCTCCTTGGTGAGGTCTTTAAACACCTGTTTGGATAGTCTTGAACATTAACTTGCATGTCGTTTATTCCGTACAGTTCCTGCCAACTGTAAAAGTTCCTGTGGTTAGAGCCTACTTTGAtgtaaaacctttattttgaccCTTAAACTATTTAAGGCTACTCTTGAAGTGGAGATTTCATGTTCACTGAAACCTCTCAAAAGTGCTATTCgaacaaaatataatttgtaaaactATACTTTTGAAGcccatcatttttttaaaaattcattttatgACCGAACACGAAATTAAAGTTTTCctttcatcagaaatgtttataaaatgcTAATCTAGCGTAATTTGTGGTCACTGTGAAATGCATCCACACATGCATCTAAAGGCATTATTAAGATGCATACAGTGACAAGTTTGAAGCATAATGTTCCAGATCTGTTTCAGTCCAAAATGTGCAAACGAACCAACCACAGTGTTGTGCAAGATTCTGTGGTCAGTCGGCGTAAAATCTGGCTGCCGAGCGTCTTCTGCCTGATGGAATTTATCATCTGCCGGAGCTATTAGAAATTTTACAAGCTCGCAGTGAAGTCTTTTTAACGAGTCCCTGCCCTGTAGATTCTTCAAATGAAGTCTGTGTGAGCTTATAGCGGAAAGCATATTTGAACAGCTTTGTGGATGAAGTGTTTGAATGATGTGAGATGCTCTTTTGGAGGCTGGAAGACTTTTTGAGACTCCGCTCTGGATGCTTAAAATCTGAATTTTGGCTGTGGGGAGTCATTTATGCGAGTCCAAACGAAAAGACAAACATGGCTCCATCTAATGAACTGCTGTCCTGGGGAGAATGTGAAGAGGAAACTTTTTCTGTCCTCTCCGAAATGCTCAGTGTTGGTGAGATGCCAGGAAAGCAGCCCAAATGATGTTCTTCATGGTTTTAACGTGTCCGCTGGAGAGGAATTGTGGAGCTAAGACCATAGATGGAAAGAAGTAGAAGTGTATACTGTAATT
The genomic region above belongs to Carassius gibelio isolate Cgi1373 ecotype wild population from Czech Republic chromosome A11, carGib1.2-hapl.c, whole genome shotgun sequence and contains:
- the LOC128022138 gene encoding proteasome subunit alpha type-5 translates to MFLTRSEYDRGVNTFSPEGRLFQVEYAIEAIKLGSTAIGIQTSEGVCLAVEKRITSPLMEPSSIEKIVEIDSHIGCAMSGLIADAKTLIDKARVETQNHWFTYNETMTVESVTQAVSNLALQFGEEDADPGAMSRPFGVALLFGGVDEKGPQLYHMDPSGTFVQCDARAIGSASEGAQSSLQEVYHKSMTLKEAIKSSLTILKQVMEEKLNATNIELATVEPNKTFHMYTKEELEDVIKDI